The Pieris napi chromosome 11, ilPieNapi1.2, whole genome shotgun sequence DNA segment GTAATATTTTGGACACACTAGTgcatattcatatattttctaCATTTACACCagttgtttaatgttaaaaaacatttgttttaaaataagatattACTTAAGTATTAGTATAAGAATTAatcacttataataaaattaagtaaaagttCTTTAACagtcttgcgattctgtaacaaACTTTTCGAACTCTGCTCGAACTTTCGAACGCTGCGAGAGTCCGAAAAGtgtgttacagaatcgcaagttATATAATCACAAagttaatacattatttacacaGCTCGATGGTCCATAAGCTAAATATAGACTCACTTAGTGAATTATgttgtgcatttttttttgattactactaatataaatatttgttacgtTATTGATATAACTTGACGTTTTGAGTGCTATTTACCAATCGTAGTCGGCGAAAGACTGCAACGTCAATTCAGcaggtaattattattagctaCTCGCATAGTtgatataagaaatattacgCTAAATTAACATATAGTGTCGTCTTGCATTGATTTGGTTGCTAATCTGTTGCATTATAAACGCGACGGATCCAAAAATCCGCTAGACCTGGCGGCGACGAAAGCGTTTAATTGGCTGGCATCAGTTCTGCATGTGTCTGGCACGTACGGACATGGTTATGTGCCCGTTAAAATGCAGTCATAAACTGGCAACACCTATGTCATGGCGAGTGACCCAACCGACGGATTCCTTGAAGTCTGATTTGATATGAAGAAGTTTCGTggaataaagaataaacaccatgtttaaaacaatatgATTCAAAATTAGTACCCATATAAGAAAAGCTAGGGGAAAATATATACGGTCACGGCAGTACACTCTGATATTGATTAGATTATATGTCTTTGCGTCATAATAaagattgaaaataattattgataatcCACCtgttaattgtttgtttttaaatataaaatatttaaatgcagataatattacaaatacaaataaaaaatgtgtttttaacaTAGAGatctttaacatttaaattcagTTAGAGACAATACTTttctttgttaaataaattttcgaagTAGACATTTCGGGTAGAGAAGGATGATCTGCCACGTGATCAGCAGCGAAACTCCTCACTATAGACGAAGTACTTGAGACATGGCTGTTTATTTCTATTGGAAATGGTTATGTGgcgtatataaataatctataatttattgaaacacGAATTGagttcggtggcggtttttgtattgatatattcaaataaaaaactatttgtttGGAGCTAAAGGTTACATAACTCACGTTGTGAAAAATTAAGTTGTCGACGTTTCtagatatgtataaaaaaataattcctaataaCCTCCAAAATCATATCTTTTTTGACATTACAAGTTACTTGACTGATCTTATTTTAAAGCAGCaattgttacattaaaatcCGATCTTAGAAATATAAGTTATCAGTACtttatcattataaataaataaaacagccttttatttaaagcaaTATATCTCAATATGATTTGCAGTTTTCTTTTCTATTTAGTTCTTGTTTCACTAACTAGCTTTCCTAAACTCCAAAGTCTATCTGTGTTTACGTAAGATCTATGTTCTAGGGCTAGGGTAAAGATTGCCGGCCTTAGACACCGAtgcttataaattatttagccCCAGCAGTAGATTCCTACTGCTAATAATTGCATGTTCCTAggagatatattttataatgtatatgtcgtatcataaataatttctgactttattttgttcaatttatttaactacgGCGGATAATTCACGACGACCGAGTCGCAACTCGAGGGCTTTTGCTAGTCTTTTAATGAGAACAATGTAGATGCGGCGTCACATAGTCGATTTATACTTTTTCTTATGCTAAAACAATAGTACAATTCAATACCCTTATCAGTTGTCTAACGACGAAACACTTGTTTTCACCGCTGAAGATTTATTCCAATTCAGAAAtgattctattattatttatattaataattcaacaaAGCTGTTGTGATTGGgtaagtaatataattattcttataaacaATGCATCGTAAAAAGTgtttatatcaaatatttttattaaactgtgtaattaatagtaaattaatcgtaataaaaaagtaaatattaccttattgtttattaactacTACGCagatactttttatataaataacgcaGACGGCCCGCGGGACGGTGGTGTAAGGGGCCAAAGAAATAGATAATTTCGCAATGGAAATATGTACTTATGAAAAGATGATTTCGTATACATAATTGCTAGttacctttttatttaaattaaactgtaTTTCTAGCAACGAAGTGTagataaatcaataaatattcaagCGATTTTTGCTCACAGCAAATAACTTATGTCGGTGAGCTGTGAGCTGCTCATTGGGAGACTTAAGGGTTTGGGTTTAAGTAATTTGTCCAAAAGAAGGGATGCTAACGCAAGCACTGtacttaaaaaacaatatttgtccgaaagaaaatgtatggaatatttcttttttaattttgttttcttcCTAGCAAATTTTATTGCCGAAAATGGGTAAATATAAGTCATTCCACATCTCTTCTGTCAATTCCACACAATTTCATGCCTCACCGATACAAGTTTGTCAAATCGTGAAAAAGCGATTGAAGTCAAGTATGGCGGCCatcttattttttagttttttaaactaaaacttcTACCCCCATCTAATTGCCACTTGTACTTTATTAATGCGTATCAAAAATTgaagttattgttttattacagGTTTCAGAATGGTTGACGCCTTTAGAGATGCAGTAGtgagtaaaaataatagtttttcaaaatttagaCTAAGTCCCATTTCCGTGGTCATGATCAACCTGGAGGAAAACACGAAACCCCTAAATAAGTTAAGCCTTTATCcagtgaaaataataaattattataataaagattattttgtcTATAAATCTACTTAAACAATTGGAAATGAATAACTTTTATCTATGTTcttttccaaatttaaaattgtcttCATATGtctcaaaattatttttgaagttatacttctttaggcgcgttatgaaaaattgatgagagtgaaattttacgatgcgcccgcaccgtgacacataatttaaaaacaacattcgaataacaatagatgtaagagaataataataaatatttatttatttaatttttcaaatgtaaactgaactttattgactataacgaatccttttccagtctttgattatttaattgtaaataattatttgcacgcaatcaaaaactatttttaataatgccaaagaagtataacttcttacgcgcgtacataagtacacgcacccttttttttaatttagtttatcgTGTTGCCTTGCAGTAAAGAACCCTCAGAAAAACAATTGCCTGACCAATATAAGTGGACCCCGCAAAACGTAGAATTTTCGAGAGCAAAAGACTCTCATGACGTTACGGATGATCTCTTAGCGGTGAAATTAAAAGTCGTCTCAACACTTAAAAGTGCCAAAGAACTAGCAGACACATTGAAAAAACAGATCGGCGATATAGAAATTAAAGAGCGCTATCTAAAGGAAGCTATTGCCTATGGAAAGTATGATttcaaataatgtttttacgcGAGTCTAATAATAATGCCAGCTATTGTACAAGTGAACTTTCCGAAATCCACATCCATTACCCCCCCTAAAAAACAGTTATATTAAACTAAGCACAGATTACACGCAAATTCAACAAAAGACAAAAAGCAACTCCTGTGCGCACTGGGCTTAGGCCCGTGAGCAACATTGCACCATTTTctaaaactaaacttaaaaagaaaactattgtactcgtaataatatataggcGTTTGGACTATAGGAATTCTTGGTTCAGATTGCATTGTTTTTATATCACTTTTATTGAGTGGGTGATCAGCGGTGACCTTGAAACATTTCGTCGATTTTTGGTTACACCCTAAGTTACGGATAGTCCGTTGTGTTATATGGAAGTCATACTTAACGGTAACATTTAAGTCGCACTAAGCGTGACTTccttatgtcaaaaacgtattaacTTTCACATCCGGGGTTTACGCACATAGGaagaaaaatcaaattaaccTTTTTATAGGAGCGGAGTCACAACACTGAATGTATTTACGACTAGTAGAGATCCCCGAATCTACATTATTCGAGATGGCTTTTGGTATATTTGCCATGGACTCGTGCAGAACTCAATAGCATCTAGGAATATCTTTAGTGACATGTCAGTTCCTAAATGTATAGGAGAAGAGGCGAGTATGAGTTTCTTTCTTTAGCAGAAATAAGATATTATGAACGTAGTTATTATTGCATTAATAAAAGGATTAGTAATTATAAGTATAGGTAGAGAAACGCCAACTGATTAACTTGTAGCAATGATATAGAACGCGGGCTAATGTACAAGTTTTACCATCAAATAGTCGGACTTAAGACAAAGAGTCGCCATGATGCTTTGGTTATTGTTtctaatttgaaatattgacTACCTAGTCAAATCGCGACGGtatttaaaggtttttttaaaaaggaaaactttattaagtaattacacttagggtctgtttcacaatgtccGGATAAGTTccacataagttccaaataagctatttattacttattggtaggataaacactatttttgcgtttcacaactgtcagatagcgctattcgtcacataaagtccatcataagttatatGTCGGATGAAGTggcaaatagcacaatttatctgaAACATAAGTGTGTTTGACTGATGTCAGACAAGAAAACGTTGTGATTCAATAATATGATGGACGTTTTTGAAACTCTTGAAGATGAGTTTGATGAATACTTTGATCGCATCACAACACCGCGCAGGAATCCCGTATTTCAGAATAGAACCAACTATATGGAGACATTGGACGAAACGGACTTTAGGACACGGTTCAGACTTACTAAAGAAGCCGTGATGTTTGTTTATTCAATGATTGAAGAAACAATTTCTGCTCCTACAGAAAGGTAAGTacctacatacatacaacccgCAATGATTGGTTTAGCTACCAGATGAGCGCTGCTGGATCCACTTAACAATAGATTTTCTATTGTGTCTGGTTTTCCTAGACAAAATAAGTAGGAATAGGAATCTATTTACCTAACCAACGAATTCCTTATGTACCAAATCTGTATATGTTATAATGCCGATTACTCGTCTACTATTGACTTTGAGATATTATGCAACAGGAAGTTTTCTCACAGTAGTCGGTGATTTCTCTGGTGTCAGCAAAGCTTCTGCCAGTCGCATTGCCACCTTGATTTCACAGGCTATTGCACAGCTCCGTCCTGAGTTTATCAAATTTCCAACCGATACTCAAGAAATACAGCCAGAGTTTTACAACATAGCTAAATTTCCAAGACTCATTGGCGCTATTGATTGTACCCATGTTCCTATAAAATCTCCAGTTAAAAGATCCAATAaccatataaaaacataatatctaTTAAACTATGTAGTTTGTACTTTGTTATTTATTCGATTATTGTTTCtagtttgtataatataacttttgtcATTTTAGGTGGAGACAATGCAGAAGAATGGAGAGACAGAAAGTCacagttttcttttaatgttcaAACTGTAGTGAGTGCAAAGTTGAAGATTTTAGACATAGTGGCTAGATGGCCAGGAGCAGCACATGACCAaacaattttcaacaattcATTCCTAAAACAAAGACTGATAAATGGAGAATTTGGAAACCTTTTGATTGTTGGTGATAAAGGCTATGAAAATACTTCATACCTTCTAACTCCACTCCAAAACCCCACGACTCCAGCAGAACATCTATATAACGAATCTCAAATTCGAAGCAGAAATGTGGTGGAAAGGACATATGGTGTTTGGAAAAACCGGTTCCccattttgtcaaaaaagATTTAACTTCATGTATCTCGTGTACAAGCCGTGATAGTGGCATGTGCGgtgttgcacaatattgctattgatatgcgagatgaacattttgaactactgcaacaagtagatgaacctgctgatgatattgatcaaagcgcaattgacaacgtgggaaatgcaagtgtgcgaaataatcttattagtgattattttgctttattactataatattttataaattacaaaatttttgagataaattaaataaacattcaatgcttttattaaaataaaaatacaaatttttattacaatacatcctcgctccaggcacaaaatcgattatttttctaatttatttaacaacatatttttctatggcccataattatcttttatgctctctttcttcctcttcaaatgcccattgctttctcttatttagaaGCTCTACCTCCAGAATCTTCTTTTGCAGATCCGCAATCTCTAATTTTGAATCAGCAACTTTTTCGAATGGCCTTTTCATCTTCGGAGTAGCTGAAAATAGATTGATTGGTTAGCCGTGTGGTGGCAGCAAAGACGAGTAGTACCACCCAATATTTGCTTGTGGGTGTCGATGAAAGTGACTTAGGGCTTATCCGCGAGTTTTAGATATAGCGTGGTGACTATAGGCAAAAcctaataatgaaataaatctactttaatacaaataacttaCATAAAGCGGGATGTTTTTTGGAACGTAGAGATTTTGGCTTCCAGTTGGTCCACTTTTCAATTGCCAATTTTTTTGGGGTAGCACTACCACATTCACCTGAAGTGAAACATAAAAGGTAAAGTCCGACTAACTTACCAACAACTCAATTAGAATCTTCCTTCTGTGTACAAACGTCTGCCTCAACTGAATGGATAGATTCTCtttctaaaattatatcataatatgtatgtaatattgtttcatttgtgagagaaaataaagtaatttgtattgtatatCTTACCAATGCGATCGGAGTCAAATTGACTTTCAATTCCTTCGacagacaacaatatcatgtctttGATTTTTCCTCGATAGGGGTAAGAGGAGTAGCAGCACTAGGGCCACCTCCTTTACGTTACGTTTCAGCATGTATCAAGGcagacttttttcttgtagccCTCTTTAAGCCTTCGTATTTAGCTTTTAAAGTTTTAGCGCTGCGAAAGTTTTCCACACTTGTGCTATTAAACAGCGCCTCTAACGTCTTCCAGCACTGCTCTTTCTCCTGGCAGGTGACTGAgtcactttttttattttctaatatatttttatgatcagCAACAAGCGACGTTAGAAGCTCAACTTCTTCCTGGCTGAAATTGACgcttctttcacgtttttgcgtagacatttttttaagttaaagaatccacctcgaatcacaaaaacaacgGAAAGGTCAAGCCGAAGGCACCGAActaaaatatgtactaaaatactcaataacacaaacaaaaataccatgtgaaaatgacagcccgtttcattacaagtaatattaaatgaccaacaaaaaggttaaggttctatgtttttctatagaattttgtaactttatttgttcgtaacaaaaaaacgGAACATACGAATTTGGTGTTGCTACCACAATCTTCTTTATGTGTCGGATAGTTATGTGCCGGATAAAATATGATTGTGAAACGCAAAGTTTCTTATTCGGAActtttatcttccaaataatttatgtgttgcatagctatttggtactttatccatacattgtgaaacagacccttagtatTCTTAACTTATAGTCGATGTTAGACTggcttttttataattctattCTTACAGCTAAAAACCCTTACATAATAACTAAGCATTCGTGGTacatgatataataataaaactatgcaTTCATTGTAGTGATTGCATTAACGCTTATGGTGCGTTCTGGGTATCTGTGTGACATTGTAACTACCTActgttagtttattttaaaaattatatcaactCTTATAAGTCTgcacaatataattttaagaaatcaAACTCATGTGTTCCTGAAGTTAGATTTCTAGTTTAAATCTATCAAAAGAGTCGAGGAGGCCAATAAAGTTCTTACGCTTCTAAGTTAAATTACCCAATACATAGAAATTGTACCCATTACAACGAATTATTgcgaaaatttaattgtttaaagcTAGCCTTCAGAAACATTTGCAGTGGTGAGCTGACATCCTAACTCTTTGGTCTAATAAACCTTCATGTACCAATAAACCTTCAACCAATATTGGGTTTCGTGCCCTCGATTCATATAATGTGTATTCTTACTGCTTTAAAATCATAGTTGTAATGGTTTTGTCTTTAATGCTCTAAATTCctgtgtttatattttacatattattagtatatttcggtatttttagtttattttagttgtatTCCTCTATTACATTtatgtattacatttttttcttatctGTTAAGCAATTCAAGGACaattctataattataatttgtatttttttgtatcttgtAGTTGTGTCTATCACGTTACCTTATCGAATAATTAGATaacttatgaaataaattaaattaagtattaaacatttttaggcaacataatgtaaaatacatttacaatTGCTTTCCAGATTCCAAGCATACGTGATCCTTGCGTTTTTAACTCCATTATTAAATACGAGACAATTCCAACTGCGAGACGAACAATATACGAGGAAGACAACTTTTTATGTCTCAAAcctaactttaatttaaccttGGAACAATATCAATCCGTGCCAAAACAAGTTGTTAATGATACATGCAAAAAAGGTACCGTAAACAGTTGTAACTTAATATTTCTACACCCGTACACGTATATACAACATTTTCAATACATTCATTTAATAGGTTGCAACCGTTTAATGCAATGCTGTTTCTCTCAGCTCCAacgaataaatttttcatactaATGCTATTCGAGCAATGCTTGACGGAAACATTTGAAGAAAACATTAATGACCGCTATATAACGgttggtttttattatattaaattaataataaattaaagaagaaaaaagctCTTAAAAAGAAAGAAGCTCTGGCTGACAAGATCAACTGATCGGCAACAGAAAGAAGTTAAACAAATGATCAACAAGTCAATCTCCAATTAGAAGACgggaaaattaatattacatatttattattataagaagGGATGTTTGTATCGTTATTTGGTTTCTGACTccgtatttatttttcacatttttGTAGGAACTATAAAAAGCTTATCTGATAATTTGATGGGCTGTGGCGCACGCATTTTGGCGGAATACAGCTATTACCCCAACAGAAATATATTACCTGCAGACTTACAAGAATATTGTGCAGAAATTGATGGTTCCTGCAAGTTGATCGTTGCGTGGCATCTATCGAATTCTTCAATCGAAAATCATGAAACTCTAAGCaatgataaaaatttcaaaagaaCTTTTCTGAAAATGGGtttgtttaaacaaataaaggtgTAAATtatctaaagtaatttttgttttatgtgtatttttattattctgaattagttatataataaatagcaaTTTTTTTCGTTCTAACTTTTTGTCATGTCTAAGAATAATAtaggtgtaaaaaaacaagagacgatgacgtaatatttgtttttttcgtGATCGGCAACACACCACCTGCAGGTGTCCATAGACGGTGTTCAGTACTTTATCTCGGGTGTCGCCTGATGGATTGCCTCctgttcaatatttttttttaacctttAGCCAGGCCTAGATGCCCGGTCTTGCAATAAGAAGGTACAGCTCTAACACACATTTGTCAAAATGTAATCAATAAAAGACAACTCGTTTTTTGTAGTATTGAGAATATGGCAGGAGCTGTCAAATAGAGGttcacataataaatattcaatgcCCGGTAATCGAAGTTT contains these protein-coding regions:
- the LOC125054022 gene encoding uncharacterized protein LOC125054022, which gives rise to MQYKEPSEKQLPDQYKWTPQNVEFSRAKDSHDVTDDLLAVKLKVVSTLKSAKELADTLKKQIGDIEIKERYLKEAIAYGKSGVTTLNVFTTSRDPRIYIIRDGFWYICHGLVQNSIASRNIFSDMSVPKCIGEEIPSIRDPCVFNSIIKYETIPTARRTIYEEDNFLCLKPNFNLTLEQYQSVPKQVVNDTCKKGTIKSLSDNLMGCGARILAEYSYYPNRNILPADLQEYCAEIDGSCKLIVAWHLSNSSIENHETLSNDKNFKRTFLKMGLFKQIKV